In one window of Gopherus evgoodei ecotype Sinaloan lineage chromosome 9, rGopEvg1_v1.p, whole genome shotgun sequence DNA:
- the LOC115657658 gene encoding hepatocyte cell adhesion molecule-like, whose product MRVGIRICWCSILLLLVFHWAPKTAEAQEHRIVGTGSSVLLTALPTHDQTVINHIQWEYISSVPALSVVDYYGTGTEPIVFKSYKDRVIFFSSNGSLLLKNVHETDSGTYRATVNLNKIKARQTTLLVLEPVSKAQIQINSTVAGSSIELSCKVLIGKVQAIDWKKDGKPLPRNRCYQVSENFSLLYIPEAQKSDCGAFSCNVSNDISWQETSVNLTIEGIRPSLKLALEISTVALVIATTLAAGSGLGFIILCCQSEKRKLTGELWRWLVVFIHGLVCVSAILMFTAAVFWMQEEGFSTALVFYMIFLTGVILVTLLISAVLAICPQHLQMFKKKTMHRVILDTAAPGGVILVVVFAIFLTQNIQHLQRKGCSPFFDGTAAILIAAAISLLILLAPFVWYHRKKKKQEKDQQEREPAEL is encoded by the exons ATGAGAGTGGGAATCAGGATCTGCTGGTGCAGCATCT tgctgctgctggttttccaTTGGGCTCCAAAAACAGCAGAAGCCCAAGAACATAGAATTGTTGGTACAGGCTCTTCAGTACTGTTGACTGCATTGCCCACCCATGACCAAACAGTCATAAACCATATACAGTGGGAATACATAAGTAGTGTCCCAGCTCTCAGTGTTGTGGATTACTATGGAACTGGAACAGAACCTATTGTCTTTAAATCCTATAAAGACAGAGTCATTTTCTTTTCATCCAATGGCTCCCTCTTGTTGAAAAACGTACATGAGACAGACAGCGGGACCTACAGAGCTACCGTCAATTTGAACAAAATTAAAGCCAGGCAAACTACACTGCTAGTCTTAG agcctgtgtcCAAAGCTCAGATACAGATAAATTCTACTGTGGCCGGTTCATCCATTGAAttatcctgcaaggtgctgattgGCAAAGTGCAAGCTATTGACTGGAAGAAAGATGGGAAGCCCCTACCTAGGAACAGATGTTACCAGgtctctgaaaacttcagtctTTTGTACATACCAGAAGCACAGAAATCGGATTGTGGAGCCTTTTCCTGCAATGTCAGCAATGATATAAGCTGGCAGGAAACCTCAGTGAATTTGACCATTGAAG GGATCAGACCTTCACTAAAGCTTGCACTGGAAATTTCTACTGTTGCTCTTGTTATTGCAACAACATTGGCTGCTGGATCTGGATTGGGCTTCATTATTTTGTGCTGTCAGTCAGAGAAGAGAAAACTTA caggagagctgtggagaTGGCTTGTTGTATTCATCCATGGGTTGGTGTGTGTCTCGGCTATCCTGATGTTCACTGCTGCTGTCTTCTGGATGCAGGAAGAAG GTTTCTCCACAGCCCTTGTATTTTATATGATCTTCCTCACGGGGGTGATCCTGGTAACGCTTCTCATAAGTGCGGTCTTGGCGatttgtccccaacaccttcagatgtttaaaaagaaaacaa TGCACCGCGTCATTCTGGATACTGCAGCTCCTGGGGGAGTGATTCTAGTTGTGGTGTTTGCCATCTTCCTTACACAGAACATCCAGCATCTCCAAA GAAAAGGCTGCTCACCATTTTTTGATGGCACAGCTGCCATTCTTATCGCTGCTGCAATTTCTCTCCTTATTCTTCTAGCGCCCTTTGTGTGGT atcacaggaagaaaaaaaaacaagaaaaggatCAGCAAGAAAGAGAAcctgcagaa